The nucleotide window AAGATGTTTTAATAAAATATAATTTGAAAAAGGGAATGGAACTGGATGACTTTGCGGTCACGGAAATGCTTTTTCAGGACGATATCCGGAAAGCCTATAATACAGCAATCAATTATCTTTCACACCGCATGCGCTCAGAGTCTGAAGTCCGTGAACACCTTAAGAAAAAAGAAATCTCAGATTCCGTCATAAAAGAAGCAATCCATAAATTATATGAGTTTAAATTCCTGAATGATGAGGAATTTGCCAACGCTTTTGTCCGGACACAACTGAATACGACGGATAAAGGCGCGGAAGTCATTAAACTGGAACTGAAGGAGAAAGGGATTGCTCCCGATCTGATCACAAAAGTGGTCGATGAGGTCTCATTCGATGAACAGTTGGAAAAAGCAATCAAACTCAGTGAAAAATATGCTTTGAAGAATAAGAAGGACTCATCGAGGATCCTTAAGCAGAAAATTGAACAGATGCTTAGGCG belongs to Mesobacillus sp. AQ2 and includes:
- the recX gene encoding recombination regulator RecX, which codes for MPAITKISVQKHNKDRYSIFTDSGRGEEYAFSVDEDVLIKYNLKKGMELDDFAVTEMLFQDDIRKAYNTAINYLSHRMRSESEVREHLKKKEISDSVIKEAIHKLYEFKFLNDEEFANAFVRTQLNTTDKGAEVIKLELKEKGIAPDLITKVVDEVSFDEQLEKAIKLSEKYALKNKKDSSRILKQKIEQMLRRKGYSFSIIHAALDETEIEKEDDAEMDALRIQGEKLHSKYSKLSEREYRQKLKMALYRKGFPMEMIDEFISEKENEE